From a single candidate division WOR-3 bacterium genomic region:
- a CDS encoding divalent-cation tolerance protein CutA — MKTILVYMTAENIVEAEKISKALVSKRLAACANIIDGVKSFYHWKGRIEKSKEAVIIAKTTSELLEPLTSEVKKLHSYECPCVTAFEISGGNEDYLSWITESVKKQRVG; from the coding sequence ATGAAAACGATATTGGTTTACATGACGGCGGAAAATATTGTTGAAGCCGAAAAGATATCAAAAGCGCTTGTCTCAAAAAGGCTCGCGGCATGCGCGAATATAATTGACGGAGTCAAGTCATTTTATCATTGGAAAGGCAGAATCGAAAAATCGAAAGAAGCCGTTATTATAGCCAAGACGACTTCTGAACTGCTTGAACCTTTGACGTCTGAAGTCAAAAAGCTTCACAGTTACGAATGCCCGTGCGTAACCGCTTTTGAGATATCGGGGGGAAACGAAGATTATTTATCGTGGATAACCGAAAGCGTGAAAAAGCAGCGGGTTGGTTAA
- a CDS encoding fumarate hydratase C-terminal domain-containing protein, producing the protein MTVRSLDFPVKNEESLKELKCADRVLIYGNVIAARDSTLSEIIPRIKANENLPFQIPGSCLFLSSVSVIDKSNNKFAVGPTSTYRMESNLSLLLSFGLKAVIGKGAVSDAFLSEMLRMGCVYLGFPGGLSALISRTVKDATTLSHGHLGNEALCELTVSEMPSIVFADLWGDYIFRG; encoded by the coding sequence ATGACCGTTCGCAGTCTCGATTTTCCGGTCAAAAACGAAGAATCTCTGAAGGAGCTGAAATGCGCCGATCGGGTATTAATATACGGAAATGTAATCGCCGCCAGAGACTCTACTTTATCGGAAATAATTCCGCGGATTAAAGCAAACGAAAACCTGCCATTTCAAATTCCCGGTTCATGTTTGTTTCTCAGTTCGGTTTCGGTGATAGACAAAAGCAACAATAAATTCGCAGTCGGACCTACTTCAACATACAGAATGGAAAGCAATCTATCCCTTCTTCTTTCCTTCGGACTTAAAGCCGTCATCGGCAAAGGAGCGGTTTCAGATGCATTTTTGTCAGAAATGCTCCGCATGGGCTGTGTTTATCTCGGTTTTCCGGGAGGACTTTCCGCTCTGATTTCGAGAACAGTCAAAGACGCGACAACACTGTCCCACGGTCATCTTGGAAACGAAGCGCTTTGCGAACTGACTGTTTCTGAAATGCCTTCTATTGTCTTCGCGGATCTTTGGGGCGATTACATTTTTCGCGGTTAA
- a CDS encoding fumarate hydratase produces MRLLEKGQIESVVFNLCERNSQSLSSDVKAYYEKYLKDNPKNPGIIKLILDNNRIAQSEKRPLCQDTGVVCVFADIGTGVILSGVDIENEINEGVRRAGEKGILRKSMVSDFLTGNNSLIRSSPASVYVSLVEGDNISLTVLLKGGGSENSGRSKMFLPDASENDMYEFVEETVRKHGLNACPPLIIGIGTGGTADRASFLSLKSLLRDLGTRNPDPGMADIEMKWLEKINSIGIGPAGFGGRPTALDLFIETFPRHISTYPVSVSFLCCAARKARAVI; encoded by the coding sequence ATGAGACTCCTGGAAAAGGGACAGATTGAATCCGTTGTATTCAACCTTTGCGAGAGAAACTCGCAATCCCTCAGCTCTGATGTCAAAGCATATTACGAGAAATATTTAAAAGATAATCCAAAAAACCCGGGAATAATTAAGTTGATTCTTGACAATAACCGAATAGCTCAAAGTGAAAAAAGGCCCCTTTGTCAGGACACTGGTGTAGTATGCGTTTTTGCCGACATCGGAACAGGCGTTATTCTTTCAGGCGTCGACATTGAAAACGAAATTAACGAAGGAGTAAGGCGAGCCGGTGAAAAAGGGATTTTGAGGAAATCCATGGTCTCTGATTTCTTGACCGGAAACAACTCCCTGATCCGCTCATCTCCGGCTTCCGTTTATGTTTCTTTGGTCGAAGGAGATAACATCAGCCTGACAGTGCTTCTCAAAGGAGGCGGATCCGAAAATTCGGGACGTTCAAAAATGTTCCTTCCCGACGCCAGTGAAAATGACATGTATGAATTCGTCGAAGAAACAGTCCGCAAACATGGATTAAATGCCTGCCCTCCGCTGATAATAGGAATAGGCACCGGCGGAACTGCTGACCGCGCATCTTTTTTGTCTTTGAAATCTCTCCTGAGGGATTTGGGTACCCGCAATCCTGACCCCGGAATGGCAGACATTGAAATGAAATGGCTCGAAAAAATAAATTCTATCGGCATAGGTCCTGCAGGTTTCGGAGGCCGCCCGACGGCTCTCGACCTTTTCATTGAAACTTTTCCCCGGCACATTTCGACATACCCCGTTTCAGTATCTTTTCTATGCTGTGCCGCGAGAAAGGCTCGCGCCGTGATATGA
- a CDS encoding patatin-like phospholipase family protein: protein MENGIKPLEFIGICRALVYNVHMTFVSVFILYILQSFLTLQSSNDRETRIGLVLSGGGARGFAHIGVLKVLEEAGFSFDFIGGTSMGSIVGGLYASGYTAGEIESLTTEIDWKDLFNDEVKRRDLPFDERSYSGKYIGGLDFEGYKPVLPLGLIEGQRIEALLSRLTWKSNTIEDFSDLPVSFICLAADVERSQAVVLNNGLLFEAMRASMAIPTVFTPVMIDRRLLVDGGTIRNFPVQDVRDLGADYIIGVDIGTPTKRLSDLRSAVDIINQVIGFRNTETNLEQRAMCDLLITPDLQGYSSYDFSDPDSLVRLGEIGAREVFDRLEFVADSLRTEDVTGTRSVNFTEDSIFVEDIYVMGLREVTRNFVVSSFGHQTPGWLDAKKIDEGVERIYNTLFFRKVNYRIKATDTAYVLVLIVEENKNDRINLGLRYDSYNNAQMLVNLTMRNFLVHSSKFVLDLKLGEDYSFGFNYFLFTMLGYVRNKTGIILSAGLDQKYFYLYHNGDRFAKLDFKSLYSSLSAGLTLYNNICMSAGVKFDFSSLKPSVAPIDFKNSKYGGFVYRGTLESDYLDRAYFTRSGFKTLFEIIVADKNFGSEENFIKLSADLSFFIPAAKRTVLFGGVWAGFSEADSLSIQNRYYTGGHKGTACYNTFLGSENMELTGEQMAAFRVGLQLEPFDDRYIEFQINAAKTAKEADEILIPENIYYGAGVTLGGNTPIGPVFLSIAGKDAENINLYINIGYDF, encoded by the coding sequence ATGGAAAATGGAATAAAACCTCTCGAGTTCATTGGAATATGCCGGGCACTTGTGTATAATGTCCACATGACTTTTGTCTCAGTTTTCATTTTATACATTTTGCAATCGTTTCTGACTCTGCAAAGTTCAAACGACCGCGAAACAAGGATCGGTCTGGTTCTCAGCGGAGGAGGGGCGAGGGGTTTCGCTCACATAGGTGTTTTAAAAGTTCTTGAAGAAGCCGGATTCTCTTTTGATTTCATTGGCGGAACGAGCATGGGTTCCATTGTCGGAGGACTTTACGCTTCCGGTTACACGGCGGGGGAAATCGAAAGCCTCACGACGGAAATCGATTGGAAAGACTTGTTCAACGACGAAGTAAAAAGAAGAGATCTGCCTTTTGACGAGAGAAGTTATTCCGGAAAATACATAGGAGGTCTGGATTTTGAAGGTTATAAACCCGTATTACCGCTCGGGTTGATTGAAGGGCAGAGGATCGAAGCCCTTCTGTCCCGCTTGACATGGAAATCAAACACAATCGAGGATTTTTCCGATCTGCCGGTTTCTTTTATTTGTCTGGCGGCAGACGTGGAAAGATCTCAGGCCGTAGTTCTGAATAATGGTCTCCTTTTCGAAGCGATGAGAGCGAGCATGGCTATTCCGACCGTATTTACTCCCGTCATGATAGACAGGAGACTGCTTGTCGACGGGGGAACGATAAGGAATTTTCCCGTTCAGGACGTCAGGGATCTCGGAGCGGATTACATCATCGGAGTGGATATCGGCACTCCGACAAAACGATTGTCGGATCTCCGTTCCGCAGTAGACATAATAAATCAGGTAATAGGTTTCAGGAACACGGAGACGAATCTTGAACAGCGAGCCATGTGCGATCTTCTAATAACTCCGGATCTTCAGGGGTATTCAAGCTACGATTTTTCTGATCCGGATTCACTTGTACGCCTTGGCGAAATTGGCGCCAGAGAAGTTTTTGACAGGCTCGAGTTTGTGGCCGACAGCCTGAGAACAGAAGATGTCACCGGAACGAGAAGCGTTAATTTCACGGAGGATTCGATTTTCGTGGAAGACATCTATGTTATGGGCCTCAGGGAAGTGACAAGAAATTTTGTCGTTTCTTCATTCGGTCACCAGACTCCCGGGTGGCTTGACGCAAAGAAGATAGACGAAGGTGTGGAAAGAATTTACAACACGCTGTTTTTCAGAAAGGTCAATTACAGGATAAAAGCGACCGACACGGCATACGTTCTGGTGCTTATTGTCGAAGAAAACAAGAACGACCGCATAAATCTCGGTTTGCGATACGATTCGTACAATAACGCTCAGATGCTGGTCAATCTGACGATGAGGAATTTTCTCGTTCACAGTTCAAAGTTCGTATTAGACCTGAAACTGGGCGAAGATTATTCTTTCGGTTTTAATTACTTTCTTTTCACTATGCTCGGATACGTGAGAAATAAAACAGGGATTATTCTGTCTGCGGGACTGGATCAGAAATATTTTTATCTGTATCATAACGGTGACAGATTCGCAAAACTCGACTTTAAATCCCTTTACAGTTCACTGTCGGCGGGATTGACCCTTTACAACAACATCTGCATGAGCGCGGGAGTTAAATTCGACTTTTCTTCGCTGAAGCCGTCTGTGGCGCCTATAGATTTCAAAAACAGCAAGTACGGCGGGTTTGTCTACCGAGGCACTCTGGAAAGTGATTATTTGGACAGGGCATATTTCACGAGGTCAGGCTTCAAAACTCTGTTTGAGATCATTGTTGCAGACAAGAATTTCGGTTCCGAAGAGAATTTTATCAAATTAAGTGCGGACCTGTCATTTTTCATACCGGCAGCAAAAAGAACCGTTCTATTCGGAGGTGTCTGGGCGGGATTTTCCGAGGCAGATTCCCTGTCAATCCAAAACCGTTATTACACTGGCGGTCACAAAGGCACTGCATGCTATAATACTTTTCTGGGAAGTGAAAACATGGAATTGACGGGAGAACAGATGGCGGCATTCAGGGTAGGTCTTCAGTTGGAACCTTTTGACGACAGATACATTGAATTTCAGATTAACGCCGCGAAAACAGCGAAAGAGGCTGATGAAATATTGATTCCTGAAAATATTTATTACGGGGCGGGAGTAACTTTAGGAGGGAACACCCCAATAGGTCCTGTTTTTCTTTCAATTGCAGGTAAAGACGCGGAAAATATTAATCTTTACATCAATATCGGCTATGACTTTTAA
- a CDS encoding tetratricopeptide repeat protein: MNTFVPEIILDGYTFGKKRGSFNGAVMSVDIKGFTEMTSELIKHGKEGTEVISEMTTGLFDKSLDLIYESEGFVSSFAGDSFTAVFNEQGSGKHSCASICLAVAIKLKDELKKISIVETEFGTFNFSVRIGLGQGKVFWKIIEHENEKIFYFRGKAIEKAVAAQKSAEPGSICAERGMQEFSGCEGTGFNDTKNCNLMALHDKIDRKFEADQHPKNSWPEKLIKSFTGEHEFGFMIPEFREVISVFISCKKSKTIDALTSKILSMKKEYGFSHPHVDFLNSDPSVVIFFGAPVSYERNDSKAMSFLLALADWAKGKIRIKCGASKGTCYCGFNGGSERKEFMCLGDTTNLAARMLNRACWDQILVDENLSKVKGFVFSFLGEYRFKGKAEDINTYVLNAVSERQAVTFSGSIVGREKEKKKLIDFLLKLKEKENAGVAVVEGEPGVGKTRLVSEIKKSAQKKMNFVNEISWIYMPCDEVLRKSYGPVQRMIKDLIEYEENGDLKQVKAGFEKKFREFLEKIPETEIKNEIESRKHIFASFCGISVRNTYFEALPEKSRFEATVVAIKSIIKGASLIKPLVLEIDDSQWIDEDMLILLRRLFVNVEKYPFAVITEKRLSDKSSALDTVPKEYVRLRLQIRNFSLPEITLLSKSVVPGLEIGSAFLDFIERFSGGNPFFIEQIIHYMAERGVDAGNFDETRLEFEIPSDVNNLIVSRIDRLTPELKTVVKAATILGTEFSSDVLTEMLGGYDIDSHLFEGENQFLWTKYSGSKYNFRHAMIRETVYGIQLKKDLRRLHSTAGRAIEKINKMSLKNVYAELAYHFEKASDETNSIKYLKLAAEQAKRNYRNEEAAYYFRRLIEITEKKIYKAENKTELIRDKTLYLKNKAYVKWQSGKWREGITLILKALESAIILPDKKLKVMVMIDVGTYYQNIGETTRAGKYLKEARRLSRKESSSEIRALSDYSLGEFYMDRGNYSEALSLLTSALNYYKKNKKEAETGKVSGSIGLLHYYKGEYEKAKKYISAHINIARKQKNLYQEMRGLGNIGIMYDDLGDYRSARKIFLKIMRLSKKTGYRHAEARTLGNLAGVYLAMNKYEKALDYFREQIKISIEMGDDLGAKFPLINVASVFVSLGRYEEAERALNEFAQYSLKSTDRRSHAVSLGIYAKIEWRKKNFKKALRLFTQAIDKLEKMKVKYYSCFFRIEKAFLLLDNGMHTKALKTLGKAGLEAEKLKISNLIPLADITKCACNFSLTKNEKNKILCFRKLVDLAENSSDQSVSAKAYYYLWSLTKEDCGFSSPVSPDEFRNKALRIFESVYKKTGNDECRLYAERIKSCCKE, from the coding sequence ATGAACACATTCGTACCTGAAATTATACTCGACGGTTATACGTTTGGTAAAAAACGCGGTTCTTTCAACGGAGCCGTTATGTCGGTTGACATCAAAGGTTTTACCGAGATGACGAGCGAACTTATTAAACACGGTAAAGAAGGAACTGAAGTGATTTCTGAAATGACGACCGGTTTGTTCGACAAATCTCTCGATTTGATATACGAATCAGAAGGTTTTGTTTCATCTTTCGCAGGAGATTCTTTCACGGCGGTTTTTAATGAACAGGGATCCGGAAAACACAGCTGTGCCTCAATATGCCTTGCCGTTGCGATAAAATTGAAAGACGAATTGAAAAAAATAAGTATAGTCGAAACTGAATTCGGTACGTTCAATTTTTCTGTGAGAATAGGATTGGGTCAAGGTAAAGTATTCTGGAAAATAATTGAACATGAAAACGAAAAAATTTTTTACTTCCGGGGAAAAGCGATAGAAAAAGCCGTCGCGGCCCAGAAATCGGCCGAACCGGGTTCAATTTGCGCCGAAAGAGGCATGCAAGAATTTTCCGGTTGCGAAGGCACCGGATTTAACGATACGAAGAACTGTAATCTCATGGCATTGCATGACAAAATTGACAGAAAGTTTGAAGCAGATCAGCATCCGAAAAATTCGTGGCCGGAAAAGTTAATAAAGAGTTTTACGGGAGAACATGAGTTCGGATTTATGATTCCGGAATTCAGAGAAGTAATTTCGGTTTTCATCTCCTGTAAAAAAAGCAAAACCATTGACGCTCTTACTTCTAAAATCCTTTCAATGAAGAAAGAATACGGATTTTCTCACCCGCACGTGGATTTCTTGAATTCTGATCCGTCTGTCGTAATCTTTTTCGGCGCTCCGGTCTCTTATGAACGAAATGACTCAAAGGCAATGAGTTTTTTACTGGCTTTAGCTGACTGGGCAAAGGGAAAAATCAGGATCAAATGCGGGGCTTCAAAAGGAACCTGCTACTGCGGATTCAACGGTGGTTCTGAGAGAAAAGAATTCATGTGCCTGGGCGATACGACAAATCTCGCGGCGAGGATGCTCAACCGCGCCTGTTGGGATCAGATTTTGGTCGATGAAAACCTTTCAAAAGTGAAAGGATTCGTTTTTTCGTTTTTGGGAGAGTATAGATTCAAAGGAAAGGCAGAAGATATAAATACCTATGTCTTAAATGCAGTCTCCGAAAGGCAAGCCGTGACATTTTCCGGATCAATCGTAGGCAGAGAAAAAGAGAAGAAAAAACTGATCGATTTCCTGCTTAAACTTAAAGAAAAAGAAAACGCCGGCGTCGCTGTTGTTGAAGGCGAACCTGGCGTGGGAAAAACCCGACTGGTGTCGGAAATAAAAAAAAGCGCTCAAAAGAAAATGAATTTTGTAAACGAAATATCATGGATTTACATGCCTTGCGACGAGGTGTTAAGAAAAAGCTACGGACCGGTTCAGCGCATGATTAAAGATTTGATCGAATACGAAGAGAACGGAGATCTGAAGCAGGTTAAAGCAGGATTTGAAAAAAAATTCAGAGAATTTCTTGAAAAAATTCCTGAAACAGAAATTAAAAATGAAATAGAAAGCAGAAAACATATTTTCGCGTCATTTTGCGGAATTAGCGTCAGAAACACATATTTTGAAGCGCTTCCTGAGAAAAGCAGGTTTGAAGCTACCGTGGTGGCAATTAAGAGTATCATCAAAGGCGCTTCGCTGATAAAACCCCTCGTACTCGAAATTGATGACAGTCAGTGGATCGATGAAGACATGCTTATTTTGCTGAGGAGATTGTTTGTCAATGTCGAAAAATATCCGTTTGCAGTAATCACAGAAAAAAGACTGTCTGACAAAAGCAGCGCTCTTGATACAGTCCCCAAAGAATATGTGAGATTACGTTTACAAATCCGGAATTTCAGTTTACCTGAAATTACACTTCTTTCAAAATCTGTCGTCCCTGGACTGGAAATCGGGAGCGCTTTCCTCGATTTTATAGAAAGATTTAGCGGGGGAAATCCTTTTTTCATTGAGCAAATAATACATTACATGGCTGAAAGAGGTGTCGACGCCGGGAATTTTGACGAGACAAGACTTGAATTTGAAATACCCTCAGACGTTAACAATCTGATAGTTTCGAGAATCGACAGACTGACTCCGGAACTTAAAACTGTTGTAAAAGCCGCAACAATACTCGGTACGGAGTTTTCATCGGACGTTCTCACCGAAATGCTCGGGGGTTATGACATCGATTCCCACCTTTTTGAAGGTGAGAATCAGTTTTTGTGGACGAAATATTCGGGAAGTAAATACAATTTCAGGCATGCGATGATAAGAGAAACTGTCTACGGGATACAATTAAAAAAGGACCTGAGAAGACTTCATTCGACTGCGGGCAGGGCGATTGAAAAAATAAACAAAATGTCCCTGAAAAATGTTTACGCTGAACTCGCGTATCATTTTGAAAAAGCTTCGGATGAAACAAATTCAATCAAGTATCTGAAATTAGCCGCTGAACAGGCAAAGCGGAATTACAGAAATGAAGAGGCGGCTTATTATTTCCGCCGACTCATAGAGATTACTGAGAAAAAGATTTACAAGGCAGAAAACAAGACTGAGCTGATAAGAGACAAGACTCTCTATTTGAAAAACAAAGCTTACGTAAAATGGCAGTCCGGAAAATGGCGGGAAGGTATTACACTGATTCTCAAGGCGTTAGAATCGGCGATTATTCTGCCGGATAAAAAACTGAAGGTAATGGTCATGATAGATGTTGGAACTTATTACCAGAATATTGGCGAGACGACTAGAGCCGGAAAGTATCTTAAAGAAGCAAGACGCTTGAGCAGAAAAGAAAGTTCCTCTGAAATACGAGCTTTGAGCGATTATTCGCTGGGTGAATTTTATATGGACAGGGGGAATTATTCTGAAGCGCTTTCACTTTTAACTTCTGCTTTGAATTATTACAAAAAAAACAAAAAAGAAGCGGAAACCGGAAAAGTTTCAGGAAGCATAGGACTTCTGCATTATTACAAGGGAGAATATGAAAAAGCAAAAAAATATATTTCTGCCCATATAAATATTGCGAGAAAACAGAAAAACCTCTATCAGGAGATGAGAGGACTTGGAAACATCGGAATTATGTACGACGATCTGGGTGATTACCGGAGTGCCAGGAAGATATTTTTGAAAATAATGAGACTGTCGAAAAAAACCGGATACAGACACGCAGAGGCTAGAACTTTAGGAAACCTGGCCGGTGTTTATTTGGCAATGAACAAATACGAAAAGGCACTGGATTATTTCCGGGAGCAGATAAAGATATCGATCGAGATGGGAGACGACCTGGGGGCAAAGTTTCCCCTCATCAACGTCGCTTCAGTATTCGTCTCCCTTGGAAGATACGAAGAGGCTGAAAGAGCACTGAACGAATTTGCCCAATATTCATTAAAATCAACCGACAGGAGAAGTCATGCGGTCAGTCTCGGCATATACGCAAAAATAGAATGGAGGAAGAAGAATTTCAAAAAAGCACTCAGACTGTTTACACAAGCCATTGATAAACTGGAGAAGATGAAAGTCAAATACTATTCATGTTTTTTCAGGATCGAAAAAGCTTTCCTTCTTCTTGACAACGGAATGCACACTAAAGCTTTAAAAACACTCGGAAAAGCGGGCCTTGAAGCTGAAAAGCTGAAAATTTCGAATTTAATTCCGTTGGCCGATATAACCAAATGTGCGTGCAATTTTTCACTGACAAAAAATGAAAAAAATAAAATTCTTTGTTTCAGAAAACTCGTTGACCTGGCCGAGAATTCCAGCGATCAAAGTGTCAGCGCCAAGGCTTATTATTATTTGTGGTCTCTGACGAAAGAAGATTGCGGTTTTTCATCGCCTGTTTCACCAGACGAATTCAGGAACAAAGCTTTAAGGATATTCGAATCAGTTTATAAGAAAACAGGCAACGACGAATGCAGATTGTATGCAGAAAGAATAAAAAGTTGTTGTAAGGAGTAA
- a CDS encoding T9SS type A sorting domain-containing protein: protein MLYYTKKGLKMRFRLLSVCILFIPQAVCAHYWMPLDEGVNNTVLTLCKNDGYIYAGGMFTDAGGISYADYIAKWDGNNWSSLGSGLNGYVRIIAPFENGIIAGGHFTNAGGDNYADYISVWNGNSWQSLGEGLNGYVFAIACLSDVLYAGGNFTDAGGNPNADYIAKWDGLNWNSIGNGLNAPVYAITVKDNRIYIGGDFTDAGSDPDADRICYLENSSWNPMGEGLNGRVLTIEYTDSAVFAGGSFTYAGNNNTADYIAKWKNGDWQAISENTSYSIINNTVNFILVEDNYLFACGYFTNAGSCNQDADYFALWDGRYWNSYGNGLNGFVSSFAFDNDCIYIGGSFQNAGENPLADKVAKTPSVTWRPIGGGIYYDYILSTVNTLAFLGEEIVVGGYFPARPGVPYSESLIKWTGSQWVSLGDGIIHSGKIFTSLLHSGDLYIGGYFASAGNSALNRNITKWDGTNFVPLGNGLNASVFVLAVKDGLLYAGGDFFYAGGNTDANHIAVWNGTNWENLGEGLNNIVYTIAFYNGDIFVGGNFTNAGGNPDADYIAKWNGVSWEDVGGGLNNVVKAIAVNSEGIYAGGYFTNAGGNPNADFFALWNGTSWEDLGGCFNNSVSVITLSDDAVYVGGMFTEAGDNFFADKITKWNGNSWEEVGGGLGNEYNDSVTNIIIQESVIFACGNYTFAGGFLSANMACYYGSIFTDVDESHETAPTQNCSFLSYPNPFSSSVRIIFSLENGLVVQLRVYNAAGQLVKTIFDGFRLPGSYEFVWDGRDNSGSLSPKGVYFINLLIGNETSTNKILFIR, encoded by the coding sequence ATGCTATACTATACTAAAAAAGGCTTGAAAATGAGATTTAGATTATTAAGCGTCTGTATTTTATTCATTCCACAAGCTGTTTGCGCTCATTACTGGATGCCTCTTGACGAAGGAGTCAACAACACCGTATTGACCCTCTGCAAAAATGACGGGTATATCTATGCCGGTGGCATGTTCACAGACGCGGGAGGTATTTCTTACGCAGACTACATTGCAAAATGGGACGGCAACAATTGGAGTTCTCTCGGTTCTGGTTTAAACGGATATGTGAGAATAATTGCGCCTTTTGAGAATGGAATAATCGCCGGCGGCCATTTCACTAACGCAGGTGGGGATAATTACGCCGACTACATTTCCGTATGGAATGGAAATTCGTGGCAATCCCTCGGAGAAGGTCTTAACGGATACGTTTTCGCTATCGCTTGCCTTTCAGACGTTTTGTATGCAGGAGGTAACTTTACGGATGCAGGAGGCAACCCCAACGCTGATTATATTGCAAAATGGGACGGATTAAACTGGAATTCAATCGGTAACGGACTGAACGCGCCAGTGTATGCCATTACAGTCAAAGACAATCGAATATACATTGGCGGAGATTTTACTGACGCAGGAAGTGATCCCGACGCGGACAGGATCTGTTACCTTGAAAATTCTTCATGGAATCCAATGGGAGAAGGCCTGAACGGAAGAGTTTTGACTATTGAATATACGGATTCCGCTGTTTTCGCCGGTGGCAGTTTCACATATGCCGGTAACAACAACACAGCTGATTATATAGCAAAGTGGAAAAATGGCGATTGGCAGGCTATTTCTGAAAACACTTCCTACAGCATTATCAACAACACTGTAAACTTCATATTAGTGGAAGACAACTACCTCTTTGCCTGCGGTTATTTTACCAATGCAGGTTCCTGCAACCAGGACGCAGATTACTTTGCCTTGTGGGATGGCAGATATTGGAATTCTTATGGAAACGGCTTAAACGGATTCGTCAGCTCATTTGCCTTTGACAACGACTGTATATACATAGGAGGATCTTTCCAGAATGCCGGAGAAAATCCCCTGGCGGATAAAGTGGCTAAAACACCATCCGTAACCTGGCGTCCTATAGGCGGAGGGATTTATTACGATTATATTCTTTCCACAGTCAATACCTTGGCTTTTTTAGGAGAGGAAATTGTTGTCGGCGGATATTTTCCTGCGAGACCCGGCGTGCCATACAGCGAAAGTTTGATAAAATGGACAGGCTCCCAGTGGGTTTCATTGGGAGATGGGATAATTCATTCAGGAAAAATTTTTACTTCGTTGCTTCATTCGGGTGATTTGTACATCGGTGGTTATTTTGCTTCAGCAGGAAATTCTGCATTGAATAGAAACATTACCAAATGGGACGGGACAAACTTTGTGCCGCTCGGAAACGGATTGAATGCTTCAGTCTTCGTGTTAGCAGTTAAAGACGGTTTGCTGTATGCGGGAGGAGATTTTTTTTACGCTGGAGGTAATACCGATGCAAACCACATAGCAGTGTGGAATGGAACAAACTGGGAAAACCTCGGAGAAGGACTGAACAATATTGTTTATACGATAGCTTTTTATAATGGTGATATTTTCGTTGGAGGAAATTTCACCAACGCTGGAGGAAATCCAGACGCGGACTATATTGCAAAATGGAACGGTGTTTCTTGGGAAGATGTAGGCGGAGGATTGAACAATGTTGTAAAAGCTATAGCTGTTAATAGTGAAGGAATTTACGCAGGAGGATATTTCACCAACGCGGGAGGAAATCCGAACGCTGATTTTTTCGCTCTTTGGAACGGAACAAGCTGGGAAGACCTCGGAGGATGTTTTAACAATTCCGTGTCAGTAATTACTTTGTCCGATGATGCTGTTTATGTGGGAGGGATGTTTACTGAAGCAGGGGATAATTTCTTCGCCGATAAAATAACTAAATGGAACGGTAATTCATGGGAAGAAGTCGGGGGCGGATTGGGCAATGAATATAACGATTCAGTAACAAATATAATAATTCAAGAATCAGTCATATTTGCCTGCGGTAATTATACTTTTGCCGGTGGATTTTTATCGGCGAATATGGCTTGTTACTATGGGAGTATATTTACAGATGTTGATGAAAGCCATGAAACTGCCCCGACACAGAATTGTTCGTTTCTGTCATACCCCAATCCATTCAGCAGTTCGGTCAGGATAATATTTTCCTTAGAGAATGGTCTCGTTGTTCAACTTAGGGTTTATAACGCGGCGGGACAGTTGGTCAAAACGATATTTGACGGATTCCGGCTCCCGGGAAGTTACGAGTTCGTTTGGGACGGCAGGGATAATTCCGGTTCATTGTCTCCGAAAGGGGTGTATTTCATCAATCTTCTTATCGGAAATGAAACAAGCACGAATAAAATTTTGTTTATCAGATAA